The following proteins are encoded in a genomic region of Cherax quadricarinatus isolate ZL_2023a chromosome 5, ASM3850222v1, whole genome shotgun sequence:
- the Cat gene encoding catalase yields MPRDSAANQLSEFKKTQTAPERLTTGLGCPLSDRLNSLTVGPRGPILLQDLQLIDEMAHFDRERIPERVVHAKGAGAFGYFEVTHDITKYTKAKIFSEIGKRTPLGVRFSTVGGESGSADTARDPRGFAVKFYTEDGNWDLVGNNTPIFFIRDPVLFPSFIHTQKRNPVTHLKDADMFWDFMTLRPESTHQASFLFSDRGTPAGYMYMNGYGSHTFKLVNAKGEAVYCKFHYKTDQGIKNLTASEADDIAGSDPDYCIRSLYNSICKGEYPSYTMYIQVMTFDQAENWKFNPFDLTKVWPHGEFPLIPVGRITLDRNPKSYFAEVEQLAFSPANLVPGIEPSPDKMLQGRLFAYNDTHRHRLGANYHQIPVNCPYRTTVRNYQRDGPMTVDTNQPCAPNYYPNSFSGPVDCKRTGFGECTYTLSGDVSRYNSADDDNFTQAGIFYRKVLNDEDRQHLVENIANHLVNAQDFLQERAIGNFTQACPEYGASVRKALEKVKTQLSKASAAKL; encoded by the exons GCTCCAGAGCGTCTGACAACAGGCCTAGGATGTCCACTTTCCGACAGGCTCAACTCCTTGACTGTTGGGCCACGAGGACCCATACTACTTCAAGACTTGCAACTGATCGATGAAATGGCCCACTTTGATCGAGAACGCATCCCAGAGAGGGTAGTGCATGCCAAGGGTGCCG GTGCTTTTGGATACTTTGAGGTGACCCATGATATTACCAAGTATACCAAAGCAAAGATATTCAGTGAAATTGGGAAGCGTACACCATTAGGTGTCAGATTTTCGACTGTAGGTGGTGAGAGTGGCTCTGCTGACACTGCCAG GGACCCACGTGGGTTTGCAGTAAAGTTCTACACCGAAGATGGAAACTGGGATTTAGTTGGCAACAACACTCCAATCTTCTTCATTCGAGACCCAGTTCTTTTCCCATCCTTCATTCACACACAAAAGAGAAACCCTGTCACTCATCTTAAG gATGCAGATATGTTCTGGGATTTCATGACCTTGAGGCCAGAAAGCACACATCAAGCGTCTTTCTTATTTTCTGACCGAGGAACTCCTGCTGGCTACATGTACATGAATGGCTACGGTTCTCACACTTTCAAGTTGGTTAATGCGAAGGGAGAAGCAGTATACTGCAAGTTCCATTACAAGACTGACCAAGGAATTAA GAATTTAACTGCAAGCGAGGCTGATGATATTGCTGGAAGTGACCCAGATTATTGTATTCGCTCCTTGTACAATAGCATCTGCAAAGGCGAATATCCATCTTACACCATGTATATCCAG GTTATGACTTTTGACCAAGCTGAGAACTGGAAATTCAACCCCTTCGATTTAACAAAGGTCTGGCCTCATGGTGAATTCCCGCTTATTCCTGTTGGCCGCATCACACTCGACCGCAACCCCAAAAGCTACTTTGCTGAG GTAGAGCAGTTGGCATTTTCACCTGCCAACCTGGTGCCAGGAATTGAGCCATCTCCAGATAAGATGCTGCAGGGTCGGCTTTTTGCTTATAATGACACCCATCGTCACAGACTTGGAGCGAATTACCATCAGATCCCAGTTAACTGCCCGTATCGTACCACAGTGAGAAACTATCAGCGTGATGGTCCCATGACTGTGGATACCAATCAA CCATGTGCGCCCAACTACTATCCAAACAGTTTCTCTGGTCCTGTTGACTGCAAGAGAACTGGGTTTGGGGAGTGTACTTACACTCTTTCAGGAGATGTGTCACGCTACAACAGTGCTGATGATGACAACTTTACTCAAGCTGGTATCTTCTACCGAAAG GTTCTGAATGATGAAGACCGTCAGCATCTTGTGGAGAACATTGCTAACCATTTGGTGAATGCACAGGATTTCTTGCAAGAAAGGGCTATCGGCAATTTCACCCAGGCTTGCCCAGAGTATGGTGCTAGTGTCCGTAAAGCTTTAGAGAAGGTGAAGACTCAATTGTCAAAGGCTTCAGCAGCCAAATTGTAG